From a single Plutella xylostella chromosome 5, ilPluXylo3.1, whole genome shotgun sequence genomic region:
- the LOC105397398 gene encoding dnaJ protein homolog 1 has protein sequence MGKDYYRILGIAKGASDDEIKKAYRKLALKYHPDKNKAAGAEERFKEVAEAYEVLSDKKKREIYDSHGEEGLKGGMGGQHGPGGGQQFSYTFHGDPKATFAQFFGSSSPFQAFFDMNGGGGGGGSTGLFFDREMDVDPFEGMLGGGARPGGPGGAFRSHSFNFHGSPNRKEKSQDPPIEHDLYVSLEDIARGCVKKMKISRRVIQPDGTSKKEDKVLTIHVKPGWKAGTKITFQKEGDQGRNKIPADIVFIIRDKTHPLFKREGSDIRYTAKISLKQALCGTILEVPTMSGEKLTVNLQGEIVKPHTVKRFPNYGLPFPKEPTRKGDLLVAFDIKFPDRLASGVKEILADTLPN, from the exons atggGAAAGGACTACTATCGGATACTGGGGATCGCCAAGGGCGCGTCAGATGACGAGATCAAGAAGGCGTACCGCAAGCTGGCGCTGAAGTACCACCCGGACAAGAACAAGGCGGCCGGCGCCGAGGAGCGCTTCAAGGAGGTGGCGGAGGCCTACGAGGTGCTCTCCGACAAGAAGAAGCGAGAGATCTACGACAGCCACGGCGAGGAGGGGCTGAAGGGCGGCATGGGCGGTCAGCACGGGCCGGGCGGCGGCCAGCAGTTCTCCTACACCTTCCACGGAGACCCGAAGGCCACCTTCGCGCAGTTCTTCGGCTCGTCGAGCCCCTTCCAGGCTTTCTTCGACATgaacggcggcggcggcggtggcggctcCACCGGCCTATTCTTCGACCGCGAGATGGACGTGGACCCGTTCGAGGGCAtgctgggcggcggcgcgcgccccGGCGGCCCGGGCGGCGCCTTCCGCAGCCACAGCTTCAACTTCCACGGCTCGCCCAACCGCAAGGAGAAGAGCCAGGACCCGCCCATCGAGCACGACCTGTACGTGTCGCTGGAGGACATCGCGCGCGGCTGCGTCAAGAAGATGAAGATCTCGCGCCGCGTCATCCAGCCCGACGGCACCTCCAAGAAGGAAGACAAGGTGCTGACCATACACGTGAAGCCGGGCTGGAAGGCCGGCACCAAGATCACATTCCAGAAGGAGGGCGACCAGGGACGCAACAAGATCCCCGCAGACATTGTCTTCATCATCCGCGACAAGACGCACCCACTCTTCAAGAGAGAAGGCAGTGACATCAGATATACAGCCAAGATATCACTCAAACAG GCTCTGTGTGGAACAATCCTGGAAGTGCCAACAATGTCGGGAGAGAAGCTGACGGTGAACCTGCAGGGAGAGATCGTGAAGCCTCACACTGTGAAGAGATTCCCCAACTACGGTCTGCCATTCCCCAAGGAGCCGACGCGGAAAGGAGACCTGCTGGTGGCATTTGACATCAAGTTCCCCGACCGCCTAGCTAGTGGCGTCAAGGAGATATTAGCGGATACTCTCCCCAACTGA